The genomic DNA ACGTTGTTTTAACAGATTTAAATACACTGCTATCTCTTGGAATCTTAAAAAAGTAATTCACGATAAACGTTTTCCGTGTTTGTGTATTCGGTTTGGATTCGTATGATAACAGTGAGGACAAGTCATAGGCTTGTATGAAAGGGTACCAAAGATGACGATAGATTTCTTACCTCTAATAACTACATCTTCTTCAACTTTAGTGATTTTAATATTATTATCTTTAATTTTTAGTAACTTTAATATATCATTACACATAGGCGCAATATGTCTCCTTTATTTTTGGTTTAGTCACTTAAAATGATAGAGGCATTTGCGCTATTTTTGTACAAAAAAGCAGGATGACTTATGTCATCCCACCATAAAAAATGAAGAATCCTTTTTAATATATGAAATTGATTTTCTATACGTCCGTTCTATACATAATTTCGATGGCTGTCATGGCACGCCTTATAATCTAAAGCTTAATTCATTTCGATAACAATTGATGACGATTTATGCACTTTGATATCAAAAAAAGGCTGGGGTATTTCCCAACCTTTTTAAGTCGCTTATTCTTTATAGCGATAACATCTTTATAAGTAGTATTTATCAATGACTTTTAGATCATCTGATAATTCATAAATAAGTGGTGCACCTGTTTTAATTTCATAACCGACAATATCTTCATCAGATACGCCTTCTAAGTATTTAATCAAGGCACGTAAAGAATTACCATGTGCAGACACAAGAACAGTTTTGCCAGCTAATAATTCTTGTGAAATGTGATCATTCCAATATGGAATTACACGTACCAATGTATCTTTTAAACTTTCAGATTCAGGCATCACGCGTTTATCTAACAATTCATATTTACAATCTTTTAAATAACTTTCGCGTTGTGCTTCATCTTGCGCTGGAGGTGGTGTATCGTAAGAACGTCTCCAAATATGTACTTGATCTTCACCAAATTGTTTACGCGCTTCGTCTTTGTTTAATCCTTGCAATCCACCGTAATGACGTTCGTTCAAGCGCCATGATTTAACAACAGGAACATACAGTTGATCTGATTCATTTAATAAATGAAATGTTGTTTTGATGGCACGTTTCAATAATGATGTAAACGCGATATCAACATTAATTCCTTGTTCTTTCATTTTTTTACCCGAAGTTATGGCTTCATTATGTCCTTGTTCAGATAAATCAACGTCTGCCCATCCTGTAAATAAATTTTCAGCATTCCAAACGCTTTGGCCATGTCTACATAAAATAAGTTTTGGCATATTTTACCTTCTTTCTATTACGTGAACGCCAATCGCATTAAATGTTAATCAAAAATAAACGTTCACGTGCTAATCAATGTATTAACAAATGCGATTTATTTATTATATAAATTGATTATAACAAGTTTTTTGATGCTTTTACATGATTTACACTTGATAAAATATGAATATATTGTTTCATTTCCTAGCTTACTTATTTGTGCAAGTTTAATAGAACAAAATTATTATTGTAAGGTTACCTTTGGGTTGAAGCGTTACTAGTGAAATTTCTGTTTCAGTTGGTTTTTAAGAGTCTCATCCATTTGGACAATCTTGTTCGATATTTAAGAAAAGAGGTCAAGTTCAGTATAATTCACCACTTTGTTTAGTCGAAAAGTTATATCGCAACACCTTCTACTTACGAGAATACTACCAACTCCTTTTTGCAGCTGACAAAATCATTTGAAAAGTAATGGGACAAAGTCTATAAAAATTCATTATAAACTTCAACAAGCGGCTTGCGATGGTTTCAATATTTATTATATACATAACTTGGATATATGAATTATCAAACTATAGATATTTAGGTCAATGCGCTTCGTTTATAATTTTATTAACACTTTTATATCTAGTATATATTTCATTAGTTTATGTCTGCTTGCACAACGAAATCTATTACTTTTTGCTTTCCGCTAAATAAAATCTTCAACTAAATCTATGGGAATTTTATTATACCAATATGAAAATTCATGTGTGCGGAGCCCCCTTTATACATATTCACAATTCTTAACGCTTATAGTAAACCTTATAA from Staphylococcus schleiferi includes the following:
- a CDS encoding 2,3-diphosphoglycerate-dependent phosphoglycerate mutase produces the protein MPKLILCRHGQSVWNAENLFTGWADVDLSEQGHNEAITSGKKMKEQGINVDIAFTSLLKRAIKTTFHLLNESDQLYVPVVKSWRLNERHYGGLQGLNKDEARKQFGEDQVHIWRRSYDTPPPAQDEAQRESYLKDCKYELLDKRVMPESESLKDTLVRVIPYWNDHISQELLAGKTVLVSAHGNSLRALIKYLEGVSDEDIVGYEIKTGAPLIYELSDDLKVIDKYYL